In Pseudonocardia sp. DSM 110487, the sequence TACGGCAGTCCGACGCGCAGGAACACGTCCTCGAACACGCGCGACTGGGAGTTGGTGCGGTAGAAGACCGCGACATCGGAATTCCGGAACTCACCGGAATCCACCAGCCGGTCGATCTCCTGCGCGACGAACGCGGCCTCGTCGTGTTCGTTGTCGGCGACGTACCCGACCACCTTCGCGCCATCGCCCTGATCGGACCACAGCCGCTTGTCGCGCCGGTCCGGGTTGCGCGCGATGACCGCGTTGGCCGCCGAGAGGATGCGCTGGGTGGAGCGGTAGTTCTGCTCCAGCATGATCGTTCGCGCGTTCGGGAAGTCCTGCTCGAACTCGATGATGTTGCGGATGCTCGCGCCGCGGAACGCGTAGATCGACTGGTCGGAGTCGCCCACCACGCACAGCTCGCCCGGCTCGACTCCGTCGGCGGCGGGGGCGACGAGCTCGCGCACCAGCACGTACTGGGCGTGGTTGGTGTCCTGGTACTCGTCGACCAGCACGTGCCGGAACCGGCGCCGGTAGTACTCGGCAACGGCCGGCAGCCGCTGCAGCAGCGCGACGGTCTCCATGATCAAGTCGTCGAAGTCGAACGCGTTGGCCGTGCGCAGCCGCGCCTGGTACACCCCGTAGACCTCGGCGACCTTGCGCTCGAAGTCGTTGGCGGCCCGCTCGGCGGCGTCGTCGGCCGACAGCAGCTCGTTCTTGAGGTTCGAGATCTGCGCCGCGACCCCACGGGCGGAGAACTTCTTCGGGTCGAGCTCCAGATCACGCAGGACCAGGCCGACGAGCCGGCGCGTGTCGTCGGCGTCGTAGACGGAGAACGCGCTGCGCACGCCGAGGTGCTTGGCCTCGCGACGCAGGATGCGCACGCACATCGAGTGGAACGTGGACACCCACATCGCGTTGCCGCGCCTGCCGACGAGCGCGTCGACGCGCTCCTTCATCTCGGCGGCTGCCTTGTTGGTGAAGGTGATCGACATGATCTCGCCGGGGTGGACCCCGCGCTCGGCGAGCAGCCACGCGATGCGGTGGGTGAGCACACGGGTCTTGCCCGAGCCCGCCCCCGCGACGATCAGCAGCGGCGTCCCGGCGTGGACCACCGCCTCGCGCTGGCGCGGATTGAGCCCCTCCAGCAGCGCAGCACCGCGCTCCGTGCGGGGCTGGACAGGGTTCTCTGTAGGCAGTTCGAACAGCGCGCTCATCGTGTTCGAAAGGGTACCGCCGCTCCCCGACAGCCCCCGGTGTGGCACACTGCTGGCGTGCTTCTGATCAGCCGCCGATTTTTCTACGGGTACCGGACACCGGTGCCCGTGGCCAGCTGAATCAGCCCCCACGACGCCCCGGAGTCCATCGGACCCGGGGCGTTTGCGCGTCACGGGCCCGGGCCGGGCACCTGCAGGAGGAGACCGTGACCGTGACAGCCGAGAACCAGACCGAGAACCCGACCGCCGAGGACATCGACGTGCTGCGCGTCGAGATCGACCACCTCGACGCGGAGATCCTGCGTTTGGTCAAACGCCGCACCGAGGTGTCGAAGACCATCGGCAAGGCACGGATGGCCGCCGGCGGGCCGCGGATCGTCTACAGCCGGGAGATGGCCGTGCTCGCCCGCTTCCGCGAGCTCGGCAGCGAGGGCCGCGACCTCGGGCTGCTCCTGCTGCGGCTCGGCCGGGGACGTCTCGGGAGCAGCTGACACGTGAACCGCGGAGTTTCCCGGCGCGACGTCGCCCTTCCGTGGCACTCTTGTGCCATGGGTGCCGTGTTCGGGATCGTCGCAGCAGTGATTGCCCTGGTCGGCCTCGTCGTCGCACTCGGGCACGTCGGCTACCTGGCGCTGCTCGGCAACGCGGCGAAGAAGCGCGGGCTCTCCGGTGGCACCACCGCCGACTACGTCAACAGCCGCTGGAAAGTGGCGGGTGGCGCCGCCGGGGTCGCCCTGCTGGGCCTGCTGCTCACCGGCGCCGAATCCGTGCCGGTCGACCTCGTCGGGCTGCTGCTCGGTGGTGGCGCAGGCGTCTACGCCAAGCAGGCTCTCGACTCCACCCGGTCGCGGTTCCGCACGCTGCCCTGATCGAAAACGCGTTCGTCCCGATCTCGGAATGATCACGACGCGATCCATCCGCCGCATGCTGTGCGCAAGCCGAGCGGCCCTGGCGGACCGACGAGCGGGTTGACCAAGCGCCCGGCGGCAGCTCAGATGGCCGAGCGGTCGGTAATCGTCGTTGAACGGAAATACGCCGTTCGTGTGACGTGCGACGAGCGGACGAATGACACTTGGTACCCGTCATCGGCATCCGGTAGACATTCTGACGTCCGTTCACTCCAAGGGAGGACGTCACGCTGTGGCTCAGATCCGGTTCGGAGATGGATCAGATGCACCCGCAACGGAAGTGATCACCGTTGCCGACCTGCTGAGCCGCAATGCGCCCGCTCCCGTAAGGGAGGTCGAGCCGGACACCGGCGGTATTTCGGTGGGCGCCCTCCTCCGTCGCGAGGGTCGCGCCCCCCACTCCGCCGACCGGCCCCTGCAGCTGCGGCCCAACCAGCCGGCCTCCACCGGCGACGAGGGCGGCGCCGACCGGCGCGTCCTCGTGCGCCGCGGCGCGATCGCCGCGGGCACGCTCCTGGCCGCCGGGTCGGTCCTCGGGGCCGCGATGCTCACCGAGGTCGCTCCCACGGCGAACCAGACGCCGGCCACCGGCGGCGCAGAGGGCGACGGCCCGTACGCGGGCCAGGGCCTGCTCGACCCCGAGGCCCCGGTCGCCGCGGCCCCGGACAACAGCGTGGTGATCGACCAGGCCGCGGCCCGTGACCCGCTCGACCCCGGCGCCCCTGCCCCGTCCGACTGGATCCCGGTGGCCTTCCCCGGCCCGCTGGCGGGAGAGAACGCCGGCACCGGAGCCACCGACGGCGGTGACCCCGGCAACGGCCGCTCCAGCGGCAGTTCCGGCGACGACAGCTCGCGTGCCGCCGCCGATGCGGGCGACGATGACGACGATTCCACGAAGAAGTCCTCCGGCGGCAGCGGATCGTCCTCGAGCGGTGGCTCGAGCGCCGGCAGCAGCGATTCCGGCAGCGATTCCGGCAGCAACGACTCCGATGGGTCGAGCGGCGGCGACAGCGACAGCGACGGCGGTGACAGCGACGACGACGGCGGCGGCCTGCTCGACACCGTCGGCGACACCGTCGGCGGGCTCGTCAACGGCCTCGGCCTCGGCGGGGGCGGCGACAGCGAGAAGAGCAGCAATGACGACGGCGACGACGAGGACAGCAAGAGCTCCCGCTCGATGAGCCTCATGTCCGCCGACGATGAAGACTCGTCCGCTCCCCAAGACGAGGAAGACTCGGAGTCCAGCAGCGATGCCAAGAGCAGCGACAGCGACGACTCCGAGGACGGCGACGGCGACAGCGACAACAGCGACGGTGGTGACAGCGACGACGACGGCGATGGTGGGGGCCTCGTCGGCGGCCTGCTCGGCACCGTCGGCGGTCTGCTCCGCTGACGCGGCGGTGGGCGTCGGGCCGGCCTCCTAGACGAGACGCCGGTCCGACGCCCACCGCGAGAGCTCGTAGCGGTTCGACAGCTGCGTCTTGCGCAGCACGCTCGAGACGTGGGTCTCCACGGTCTTCACCGAGATGAACAGCTCTCCCGCGATCTCCTTGTACGCGTAGCCCCGCGCGAGCAGCCGCAGCACGTCGCGCTCGCGGCGCGTGAGCAGGTCCAGCTCCGGATCACCGGGCGGAGCCGCGCCGGGCCGGTCGGAGAACACGTCCAGCACGAAGCCGGCCAGCCGCGGCGAGAACACCGCGTCGCCCGACTTCACGCGCCGCACCGCGTCGGCGAGCTCCCGACCGGAGATCGTCTTCGTGACGTAGCCGCGGGCGCCGGCGCGGATGACCGCGATGACGTCCTCGGCCGCGTCCGACACCGACAGGGCCAGGAACACCACGTCCGGCAACTCGGGGCGCAGCTGACGCAGCACCTCGGCCCCGCCACCGTCGGGCATGTGGACGTCCAGCAGCACCACGTCGGGCCGCAGGTGGCGGATGGCGGCCACCGCCTCGTCGACGGAGCCTGCCTCCCCCACGACGGTGACGTCCGGGACGTGCCGGTCGAGTTCGGCCCGAACCCCTGAACGGAACAGGCCGTGGTCGTCGACCAGGAAGACGCGGATGGGCGCGTCGGTCGATTCGGTGGTCATGACTTCGACTCCTGTGAAAGTTCGTCCTGCTCGGCGGTGCGCCCGTCGACCGGCATGGAGATGTGCACCTCGGTGCCTTCGCCCGGCGTGCTGCGCAGCCGTACGACGCCGCCGTGCCGCTCCATCCTGCCGTGCACGGAGTCGGCGAGGCCGTGCCGGTCGGTGGGAACGCCGTCCGGATCGAAGCCGACGCCGCGGTCGCGCACGAACACGTGCACCTCCTCCGGCTCGACCTCGACGTACACGCTGACCTCACCGACCTTCGCATGCTTGGCCGCGTTGACCATTGCTTCCCGCGCGGCGAGCACGAGCGCTCGCAGCCCGTCGTCGAGGGGGCGGTCGCCGACCACGACGGGGCGCACGTCGATCGCGTAGGTGTCCTCCACCTCAGCGGCGGCGGTGGTGATCGCGTCGGCCAGTCCTTCCGAGAGCGCGGGGTCGCCGGACGCACGACCGGAACGGCCGTACCCGGTGGGGCCGTACAACCAGTGGCGCAGCTCGCGTTCCTGGCCGCGGGCCAGCCGCAGCACCTCGCGCGGCTGGTCGGACTGGCGCTGGATGAGCGCCAGCGTCTGCAGCACCGAGTCGTGCAGGTGTGCGGCGATCTCGGCTCGCTCGGTCTCGATGATGCGCTCGCGGCGTTCCTCGGAGAGCTCACGCATGAGGCGCACCCACCACGGGATGGTGAGCACGCCGACGCCGAGCAACGTGGCCAGCACCGCGAGCATCCCGAACTGCACCTGCGAGAGGTCGAGGTTGCCCAACAGGAACACCCCGATCCCGGTGGCGACGAACAGCGCGCCCGCGAGCACACGCCACAGCGCGGCCCGGCCACGACCCGTGACGCCGGTGACGCCAGACCGCGCGCCCTCGGTCCAGCGCCTGCGCTGCGACTCGTCGGCCTCCCGCCACACGACCGCGGCACCGACCGCCGCCACCCCGAGCGGGCCGACGATCCAACCGACCACGGTGTTGCCCAGCGCCGCGGCCGCGAGCCCTGCACCGATGCCGAGCGCGGCCAGCCCGAGCGCCTGCTGGCGCTCGGCACGCCCGAGCGGGCGCTGCACCTCCGTGGGCTCCTGCCGCACGAAGATCCAGAGAAGCCCGTAGGCGACGACGCCCGCGCCGTTGACCGCGGCGAGCAGCACGAACGCGGTGCGCACCCAGAGCACGTTGACGCCGAGGTGGTCGGCCACACCCCCGGCGACGCCCGCCACGAGGCGAGCGCTGCGCCTGCGCATCAGCGGCGGCGCACCGGAGGGCAACGGCGCAAGCGCGCCGGCCGCGGGGAGTCCCATCACACACCCATGGTCACACGCGCGAGAAGGGAGGACATCGGGGAAACCTCCGGGACGGCTCCGGGCCATCCCCCATCCTCGGGGGTCACGTCGGGAGGCACTCTGAGCGTCATGAGTCGTACGGACGTCGGCGAGACACTGCGCGAGATGTGGGAGACACGCCCCGCCCGGCCGAGGGACGACCGCCAGGTGGCGGGGGTGGCAGCGGGCATCGCGCGCCGCTACGACATCGACCCCGTGCTGGTACGGGTCGGGTTCGTGGTGGCCGCGTTCTCCGGGATCGGCGCGGCGCTCTACATCGCCGGCTGGATCCTGCTGCCCGCCGCGCCCGCCGACCCGGCGGCCCCGCGCCCGACCCGGCCACGCACGTGGCTCGTCGTCGCGCTCGCCATCGGCGCCGCGGTGACCATGGGCAGCGTGTTCGGCGGCAACGGCCCCGATTGGATCCTTCCGCTGCTGGTCGTGGCCGGTCTGCTGTACCTGCTGCACCGCAGCCGGGGCGACCGCGGCGCACGGGCGGCGGAGGCACCGACGGTGGCCGCGCCCATGGCCGCGCCCGGGCCGTCGCTGTTGAAGGAGCCGACCGGCGCGGCAGGCAGCACCGAGCCGCCGGTGAACCCGCCAGCATGGGACCCGCTCGGCGCCGCCCCCTTCGCGTGGGACCTGCCGGAACCCTCGCCCGCACAGGCCGAGCCACCACCGCGCAGGCTGCCCGTCACGCCGGTGACGCTCGGGCTCGCGCTGATCGTCGGCAGTGCCGCCGCCGTGATCATGATGCTCGGGGGGATGCTGACGCTCGCGAACCTGGCCGTGCTGTGCGGCGTGGTACTCACGGTGCTCGGCGCCGGGCTGGTGCTCGGGGCGTTCCTGCGGACCGGGCGCGGCCTCATCCCGTTCGCCCTGCTGCTGAGCGCGCTCACCTGGGCGATCGTGGCGGCGCCCGTGGACCGCTGGGAGGGTGACGGGTACGGCGAGCTGGTCGCCGCACCCACCACAGAGGCCGCACTGCAGAAAAGCTACGAGCGCGGCGCCGGCGAGATCGACCTCGACCTGCGCAACCTCGACCTGAGCGTGCCGCCGGACGGCAACACGAGCCCCGTGCGGACCCGGATCTCGATGGGAGCGGGCGACGTGACCGTGCGGGTACCGCCCACGGCCGACGTCACCCTGACGGCAGCGGCCGGGTTCGGTGACGTCCGCTTCGGCGGCCTCGAGGACGACGGCCCGGACGCGCACGTGCAGGTGATCGACGATCTCGGCACCGACGGCGTGCGCAGCGGGCGGCCGCTCGTTCTCGACATCGATGCAGGTCTGGCAGACGTGGAGGTGCGCCGTGGCTGAGCTGGTGAAGAAGGAGACGAGGCGGGGGCCCGACCCGCTGGCCCTGGTCGTGGGGCTGCTCACGCTGGCGATGGCCGCGAGCGCCTTCGTCGGCGAGGTGCCGTCGCTCGCCGGCTTCGACGCGCGGTGGCTGCTGGCGGCGGGGGCCGCCGTGATCGGGCTGCTGCTGTTGGTGGGGAGCCTGCGGGGGCGTCGCCGATAGGAGAAGGGCTTCGTAGGACAGGTCGTGAGCGGATACGCGTGCAGGAGCACGCGTATCCGCTCACGACTATTCCCACTCGATGGTGCCAGGCGGCTTGCTCGTGACGTCCAGGACGACCCGGTTGACCTCGGCCACCTCGTTGGTGATGCGCGTGGAGATGCGCTCCAGCAGGTCGTAGGGCAGGCGGGTCCAGTCGGCGGTCATCGCGTCCTCGCTGGAGACCGGCCGCAGCACCACGGGGTGGCCGTACGTACGCCCGTCGCCCTGGACTCCGACGCTGCGGACGTCGGCCAGCAGCACCACGGGGCACTGCCAGATGTCGCGGTCGAGCCCCGCGTAGGTGAGCTCCTCGCGGGCGATCGCATCGGCGTCCCGCAGCGTGGCCAGCCGGTCGGCCGTGACCTCCCCGATGATCCGGATGCCGAGGCCGGGCCCGGGGAACGGCTGGCGGTGCACGATCGTCTCGGGCAGCCCGAGCTCGGCGCCCACCCGGCGCACCTCGTCCTTGAACAGCGCCCGCAACGGCTCGACCAGCTCGAACTCGAGGTCGTCCGGCAGTCCGCCCACGTTGTGGTGGCTCTTGATCGTGGCCGTGCCCGACCCTCCGCCGGACTCGACGACGTCCGGGTAGAGCGTTCCCTGGACCAGGAACCCGACGTGCTCGCTCTCCGCGACCTCCGCCGTGGCGGCCTCGAACACCCGGATGAACTCCCGGCCGATGATCTTGCGCTTCTCCTCGGGGTCGCTGACCCCGGTTAGCGCGTCGAGGAAGCGGTCGCGGGCGTCGACGGTGTGCAGCTTCGCACCGGTGGCGGCGACGAAGTCGCGCTCCACCTGCTCGCGCTCACCGGCCCGCAGCAGGCCGTGGTCGACGAACACACACGTGAGCCGGTCGCCGATGGCGCGGTGGACGAGCGCCGCTGCGACGGCCGAATCGACGCCGCCGGAGAGGCCACAGATGGCCCGCCCCTCCCCGACCTGCGCCCGCACGGCGTCGATGGTGTCGTCGATGATCGAGGACGTCGTCCAGCCCGGGCTGATGCCCGCGACCTCGTGCAGGAACCGCCGCAGCACCTCCTGCCCGTGCGGCGAGTGCCCGACCTCGGGGTGGTACTGCACGCCCGCCAGTCGCCGCACCGGGTCCTCGAACGCGGCCACCGCCGCCCGCTCGGACGACGCCGTCACGGTGAAGCCCTCCGGCGCGCGCACCACCGAGTCACCGTGGCTCATCCACACCGGGTGCCGCGCCGGCAGCCCGTCGTGCAGCGTGCTCCCACCGCAGAGGGTCAGCTCCGTGCGCCCGTACTCGCGGGTGCCGTCCGGCGCCACCTCTCCGCCGAGCGCCCGCGCCATCGCCTGGAAGCCGTAGCACAGCCCCAGCACCGGGATGCCGGTGCGGAACAGCTCGGGATCGACGCTCGGCGCACCCGGCTCGTACACGCTCGACGGCCCACCGGACAGGATCAGCGCCGCAGGCTTGCGGGCGACGATCTCGGCCACCGGCGTGTCCCCCGGGATGATCTCCGAGTAGACCTGCGCCTCACGCACCCGGCGGGCGATCAGCTGGGCGTACTGGGCGCCGTAGTCGACGACGAGGACGGTGGGGGGTTGCACCGCACCAGGGTAGGCGCTGCTTCCGGCGACCGAGCGTGCACCGGTTCACCCCGCGACCAGAATCACTGCACGCCCACCGACCCTGGTGACTAGACGGTTGATTCCTGGGTTCTGGGTGGTCGTAGACGATGCGCGGGCCTGTTCGGCGGTGGTGGCCGCGCATGATCCGATGTGGCGGTTGTCCATGGCTGCGGTGACAACCATGGACAACCGCTCATTCGACGGGGTGTTGCCACCGGTCCTCGGGTGGGCGCGCCCGCGCTCCGCGCGTGTCCGGTCCCGCGGTGGCCGAGTCGGAGGATGACCGATCCCGTGGGCGCTCTGCGAGATGCTCGTCTTGCCCTCCCGGACCTCTGGACGAGCACGTCCCGTCCGGTGCATGGCGGCTTTCGGTGTTCACCGTCGGGCGGAGGGTCGGGACCACCGGATAGTTGCGTAGGCACCGGGCAGGGACGGGCTCGTCGAGTACGGGCGTGCCCCAAGCCGGGGACGACGCGCCCAAGCCAACGTTGCTGACCAGGTGGACACCGGAGACCGCACCTCGTGGATCCGCGTTCCGCGGAACGCGGCACGGGTGTCGGTGGTCTCGCTACGCGCCGGCTCTCGCGCGCCGGTCAACCGCGGACCGTCAGCCCCACCCGCTGGAACTCCTTCAGGTCCGAGTACCCCGTCTTCGCCATCGCCCGCCGCAGGGCACCGAAGAGGTTGACCGTGCCGTAGGGGCTGCGGGTCGGGCCGAAGAGCAGGGTCTCCAGGTCGATGTCACCCTGCAGGTACCCGGAGATCTCCGACCGGGGAAGCGACGGGTGCGCCACAGCCGAGGTCCAGTACAGGCCCCGGCCAGGGCTCTCGGACGACCCGGCGAGCTGCTCACCCAGCATCACGGCGTCGGCGCCGCACGCGATCGCCTTGGCCATGTCGCCGGAGCCCGCCATGCCGCCGTCGGCGATCACGTGGACGTACCGGCCGCCCGTCTCGTCGAGGTAGTCGCGGCGCGCGGCGGCCGCGTCGACGATCGCGGTTGCCATCGGGACGCCGATGCCGAGCACGTCGTCGGTGGTGGTGGCCGACGACTCGCCGTACCCGACGATCACGCCCGCGGCGCCGGTGCGCATGAGGTGCATGGCCGTGCGGTAGTCGCCGCAGCCGCCTGCAACCACCGGGACGTCGAGGGAGTTGATGAACTCCTTCAGGTTCAGCGGCTCCCCACCGGACACGTGCTCGGCCGAGATGATCGTGCCCTGCACGAACAGGATCTCGACGCCCCCGGCGAGCAGGTCGGGGGTGAGCTCGCGGGCGCGCTGCGGGCTCACGCGGGCGGCGACGGTGACGCCGGCCTCCCGCACGGCCTTGAGCGCCTCGGTGAGCAGGGCGGGCTGGATCGGGGCGGAGTGCAGCTCCTGCAACAGCCGGATCGCGGCGAGGGGGTCGTCGTCCTCCACCGCGTCGACCACCCGCTCCAGCGCGCCCTCGGCGTCGGCGTGGCGGGCCCACAGGCCCTCCGCGTTGAGCACCGCGAGGCCGCCGAGCTGGCCGATCCGCGCGGCGGTCGACGGCGAGACGATCGCGTCGGTCGGATGGGTGACGAGCGGGATCCCGAAGTGGTACGCGTCGAGCTGCCAGGCGGTCGAGACCTCCTGCGAGCTGCGCGTCCGCCGGGACGGCACGATCTCGACCTGGTTCAGGTCGTAGCTGCGACGGGCCTCCCGGCCCATCCCGATCTCCACGAGGTCACGCACGGGTGACCAGCCTAGATGGCCCCTATCGAGCCGAGTAGTTGGGCGCCTCGACCGTCATCGTGATGTCGTGCGGGTGGCTCTCCTTGAGCCCCGCCGCGGTGATCCGCACCAGCTGGGCGCGCTGGAGCTGCTCGATCGTCTGGGCGCCGGCGTAGCCCATGCCCGACCGCAGCCCGCCGACCAGCTGGTGCACCACCAGCGCGAGGGGCCCGCGGAACGGGATGCGG encodes:
- a CDS encoding GuaB3 family IMP dehydrogenase-related protein; this translates as MRDLVEIGMGREARRSYDLNQVEIVPSRRTRSSQEVSTAWQLDAYHFGIPLVTHPTDAIVSPSTAARIGQLGGLAVLNAEGLWARHADAEGALERVVDAVEDDDPLAAIRLLQELHSAPIQPALLTEALKAVREAGVTVAARVSPQRARELTPDLLAGGVEILFVQGTIISAEHVSGGEPLNLKEFINSLDVPVVAGGCGDYRTAMHLMRTGAAGVIVGYGESSATTTDDVLGIGVPMATAIVDAAAARRDYLDETGGRYVHVIADGGMAGSGDMAKAIACGADAVMLGEQLAGSSESPGRGLYWTSAVAHPSLPRSEISGYLQGDIDLETLLFGPTRSPYGTVNLFGALRRAMAKTGYSDLKEFQRVGLTVRG
- a CDS encoding ATP-binding protein; this encodes MGLPAAGALAPLPSGAPPLMRRRSARLVAGVAGGVADHLGVNVLWVRTAFVLLAAVNGAGVVAYGLLWIFVRQEPTEVQRPLGRAERQQALGLAALGIGAGLAAAALGNTVVGWIVGPLGVAAVGAAVVWREADESQRRRWTEGARSGVTGVTGRGRAALWRVLAGALFVATGIGVFLLGNLDLSQVQFGMLAVLATLLGVGVLTIPWWVRLMRELSEERRERIIETERAEIAAHLHDSVLQTLALIQRQSDQPREVLRLARGQERELRHWLYGPTGYGRSGRASGDPALSEGLADAITTAAAEVEDTYAIDVRPVVVGDRPLDDGLRALVLAAREAMVNAAKHAKVGEVSVYVEVEPEEVHVFVRDRGVGFDPDGVPTDRHGLADSVHGRMERHGGVVRLRSTPGEGTEVHISMPVDGRTAEQDELSQESKS
- a CDS encoding chorismate mutase yields the protein MQEETVTVTAENQTENPTAEDIDVLRVEIDHLDAEILRLVKRRTEVSKTIGKARMAAGGPRIVYSREMAVLARFRELGSEGRDLGLLLLRLGRGRLGSS
- a CDS encoding response regulator transcription factor, whose amino-acid sequence is MTTESTDAPIRVFLVDDHGLFRSGVRAELDRHVPDVTVVGEAGSVDEAVAAIRHLRPDVVLLDVHMPDGGGAEVLRQLRPELPDVVFLALSVSDAAEDVIAVIRAGARGYVTKTISGRELADAVRRVKSGDAVFSPRLAGFVLDVFSDRPGAAPPGDPELDLLTRRERDVLRLLARGYAYKEIAGELFISVKTVETHVSSVLRKTQLSNRYELSRWASDRRLV
- the pcrA gene encoding DNA helicase PcrA — translated: MSALFELPTENPVQPRTERGAALLEGLNPRQREAVVHAGTPLLIVAGAGSGKTRVLTHRIAWLLAERGVHPGEIMSITFTNKAAAEMKERVDALVGRRGNAMWVSTFHSMCVRILRREAKHLGVRSAFSVYDADDTRRLVGLVLRDLELDPKKFSARGVAAQISNLKNELLSADDAAERAANDFERKVAEVYGVYQARLRTANAFDFDDLIMETVALLQRLPAVAEYYRRRFRHVLVDEYQDTNHAQYVLVRELVAPAADGVEPGELCVVGDSDQSIYAFRGASIRNIIEFEQDFPNARTIMLEQNYRSTQRILSAANAVIARNPDRRDKRLWSDQGDGAKVVGYVADNEHDEAAFVAQEIDRLVDSGEFRNSDVAVFYRTNSQSRVFEDVFLRVGLPYKVVGGVRFYERKEVRDALAYLRVLSNPEDTVSLRRILNVPKRGIGERAEELVATYADRERTSFAAALRIAAEQPERIPGLVTRSQRCIASFVQLLDELNELVERGDETAEILEAVYARTGYTAELEASDDPQDGSRRENLAELVTVAREFAGDAAVADLDDSDVEVGAPAPGSLAAFLERVALVADADSIPDNDEGMVTLMTLHTAKGLEFPVVFLTGWEDGVFPHMRAMGDAAELAEERRLAYVGITRARQRLYLSRAMIRSSFGQPNANPASRFLAEVPDDLVEWRRAESERSAPVGRFGFGRRPAATDRGSWNVPKAALKASISLDVGDRVNHDKYGLGTVVESDKATQRVLIDFGSAGTVRLMLIGGVPLQKL
- a CDS encoding PspC domain-containing protein: MSRTDVGETLREMWETRPARPRDDRQVAGVAAGIARRYDIDPVLVRVGFVVAAFSGIGAALYIAGWILLPAAPADPAAPRPTRPRTWLVVALAIGAAVTMGSVFGGNGPDWILPLLVVAGLLYLLHRSRGDRGARAAEAPTVAAPMAAPGPSLLKEPTGAAGSTEPPVNPPAWDPLGAAPFAWDLPEPSPAQAEPPPRRLPVTPVTLGLALIVGSAAAVIMMLGGMLTLANLAVLCGVVLTVLGAGLVLGAFLRTGRGLIPFALLLSALTWAIVAAPVDRWEGDGYGELVAAPTTEAALQKSYERGAGEIDLDLRNLDLSVPPDGNTSPVRTRISMGAGDVTVRVPPTADVTLTAAAGFGDVRFGGLEDDGPDAHVQVIDDLGTDGVRSGRPLVLDIDAGLADVEVRRG
- the guaA gene encoding glutamine-hydrolyzing GMP synthase, giving the protein MQPPTVLVVDYGAQYAQLIARRVREAQVYSEIIPGDTPVAEIVARKPAALILSGGPSSVYEPGAPSVDPELFRTGIPVLGLCYGFQAMARALGGEVAPDGTREYGRTELTLCGGSTLHDGLPARHPVWMSHGDSVVRAPEGFTVTASSERAAVAAFEDPVRRLAGVQYHPEVGHSPHGQEVLRRFLHEVAGISPGWTTSSIIDDTIDAVRAQVGEGRAICGLSGGVDSAVAAALVHRAIGDRLTCVFVDHGLLRAGEREQVERDFVAATGAKLHTVDARDRFLDALTGVSDPEEKRKIIGREFIRVFEAATAEVAESEHVGFLVQGTLYPDVVESGGGSGTATIKSHHNVGGLPDDLEFELVEPLRALFKDEVRRVGAELGLPETIVHRQPFPGPGLGIRIIGEVTADRLATLRDADAIAREELTYAGLDRDIWQCPVVLLADVRSVGVQGDGRTYGHPVVLRPVSSEDAMTADWTRLPYDLLERISTRITNEVAEVNRVVLDVTSKPPGTIEWE